The segment AGTTTCGGCAGATCGAGAATGAGCGCCACGCTGCCGTCGCCCAGAATGGTCGCGCCGGAAACGTATTCGATGTGGTTGTACATGCGGCTGATAGACTTGATGACGGTTTGGTGCTGGCCGATGACCTGATCCACCACGAAACCGATTCTGCCGCCGTCGATCCGGGCCGTCACGATCTGCTCGATCTCGGGTGAATCGCCACCGTGTCCGAAGAGTTGCCGCAGGTGAATGTAGGGTACGATTTCGCCCCGGATGGAAGCGATATGTTTGCCGTGGGCTTCCTCCACATCTTTCCGGGTGAGTTCCACGCACTCTTCGATGGCCGCAAGCGGCATGATGTAGTGCGTGTCGTCGATGCGCACCAGAAGACCGTCGATGATGGCCATCGTGAGCGGCAGTTTGAGCGTGATGGTGGTGCCCCGATCCCTTTCGGATGTGATGTCGATGGTCCCCTGAAGGCTTTCGATGCCTTTCTTCACCACATCCATGCCGACACCCCGACCCGAGACGCTGGTGACCACCTTCGCCGTCGAAAATCCAGGCTGGAAGATCAATTGATAGATTTCCGACTCGCTCAGGGAGGCATCTGCCGCAAGGAGCCCTTTTTCGATGGCCTTGGCCCGGATGGTCTCGGCATCCAGCCCGGCGCCGTCGTCGCTGATTCGAATGAGGACGTTTGCCCCGGAGTGCTCGGCAGAAAGCAGCACCGTCCCTGCTTCGGGCTTTCCCTTGGCGCGCCGGACATCCGGCTTCTCGATCCCATGGTCGATGCTGTTGCGGATGAGATGCACCAGCGGATCGTTCAATTTTTCGATCACCGTCTTGTCGAGCTCGGTTTCCTCGCCTTCGGTCATGAGGACGATTTCCTTGCCCAGCTCCAGGGAAAGGTCCCGCACCAGGCGCTGGAAACGGTTGAAGGTCGCTCCGATGGGCAGCATCCGGATGCTCATCGTGCTTTCCCGAAGGCCGGATGTCAGCCGCTCGAATTCCTCGGCCACCTGGATCAGGATCAAGTCCCCCATCCGGTTCGACAATTGATTCAATCGTGACTGAACGGTCACCAGTTCCCCCACCATGTTCACCATTTCATCGAGCTTTTCGGCAGGCACCCGAATGCTGCCGCAGACTTCGGCCGCCTGCCGCTTCTGGCGAATGTCGCGGATGTGCTCCTGCTCCATGAGTGCGGCCTGGACGTGCTCGGCGCTGACCTTGCCGGAATCCATGAGCAGCGTGCCGATGCGCTGCTGGCGGTTCAGCATCTGCTGCAGCTCGAGCGGCTCCAGCACACCCCGCTCCACCAGGATTTCACCGAGCTTCTTGTATTCCGCCGAGCCTTCCGGCGCGCTGCCATCGTCGATGACCTCGATGGCGAGCTCGCACTGGTCCTCGACAAAGATGAACACGTCCCGGATAGCGTTGATGTCCCGGTCGGTGGTGAGCACGACATCCCATGACGTGTAGCAGCCTTCCGGCTCCATCTCTTCGATGAAAGGAATGTCTTCTGTATTGGCGAACACCGAACATTTTCCAAGCTCCCGCAACTCGTTCAGCAGGAGGATGGGATTGGTGCCCGTAGCGAACAAACCGTGTTCGGGCTTGAAACGGATGCGGTACGTGATTTCCGGGGCTGTGCCCGCTGGAGAGGGAACGACCGCAGCGGCAGCATCGAACAAACCGGCCTGAACTTTGGGAATCTCCTTCGGGCAGGTTTCGATCAACTGCCGGAAGGCCTGGCTCAGCGCCAGAGTCTCCGGGGTCAGTTCACCGGTTTCTTCGCAGATCAATCGTTTGATTTCATCGCATGCGTTGAGGGTGAGCCCGATGATGGCCTGCGTGACAGCCATTTTCCCGTTGCGGATGAGGTCGTAGGCCGTTTCCACATCGTGGGTGAAGGCAGCGACGGCATCGAATCCGAACATGGCCCCCGAACCTTTGATGGTGTGCATGGCGCGGAACACCCGGCCGATGAGCTCCGGGTCGGATGGGTTCTGTTCGAGCGCGAGCAGAGCCGTTTCCAGCTCCGAGAGCAGCTCGTTCGCTTCTTCCCGAAAGGCTTGCCTGTAGTTGTCGTTCATCCGAGCACCTTTTTGACAACCGCCACCAGTTGTTCCGGCTTGAAGGGTTTCACGATCCATCCCGTGGCGCCGGCGGCCTTGCCTTCCTGCTTTTTGTCCGCCTGGGATTCCGTGGTCAGCATGATGATGGGGATGAATTTGAAGGCCGGGTTCGCCCGAAGCCCTTTGATCAACCCGATGCCGTCCAGATTGGGCATGTTCAGATCCGTTATCACCATGTTCAGGGGCTGATTGGCGGCCTTGGTCAGCGCATCCTGCCCATCGACGGCCTCCACGACTTCATAACCCGCATCGCGCAGCGTAAAAACGACCATCTGGCGGACGCTGGCTGAATCGTCCACGGTCATGATCACCTTGCTCATCGCTCTTCCCTCCGTTGCCACAGGCAGGGAGCGCTGCCTGCAAATTTGCAGCCCTTGAGCCGCAGGTATCCGGCGGATGCCATTGCCGTTACAAAGGGTTCGGAAACCTGAGGGGCCAACACCAGGCTCCGCCCGGTTCGAACACAACTTCGATGCAGTGAACAAATCAGTTGCAGAAAGGAAACATCCGCTGCGCTGACTTCCTGCAAATCGAGGACAAACCGCTCGCCAGTTGCATACAATGTTTTCAGGGCTTCGAACGCCTCCGATGCATTCTGGATGGTTGCCTCACCCCGGATGCGCAGCACCGCGTGATCGGCTTCTTCCTGAATTTCAAATGCAGACATCGTTTATCCTCCTTATTTTAGTGGCCAGTCGGCGAACTGCAGTGGCCAGTAGGCATGGTGTCACCCTGAGCTTGTCGAAGGGTGACTGCGAGCCGTCATGGTTCGACAGGCTCACCATGACATTCGGCGAACTGCAGTGGGCAGTCGGCAGTGGGCAGGGTGTCACCCTGAGCTTGTCGAAGGGTGACTGCAAGCCGTTATGGTTCGACAGGCTCACCATGACATTCGGCGAACTGCAGTGGGCAGTCGGCAGTCGGCAGGGTGTCACCCTGAGCTTGTCGAAGGGTGACTGCGAGCCGTCATGGTTCGACAGGCTCACCATGACATTCGGCGAACTGCCGACTGTAGTTCGCCCACTGCTAAAACAGCTCGACATTGTCCCCCAAATCCTCTTCTCCTTGTTCAGCCGCACCGCCTGCGCCATCATTCCCGGATGCCGTTTCCATGTCCGGTTCCATATCCGGTCGTTCATCCGGTTCCACCTTCTCCTCACGGGCCGGAGACGAATCGGGAACCGAAACGTCCGTTGCCGGTGCATCTTCAGGGGGACCGTCCATGTCGAAGAGAATATCCGAAAGATCGACCCCATCGGTATCGGCAGCCTGCGGTGGCGCTTCGAACACAGGCTGGACGGCATCCGATTGCAGCGCTCCGGGGTGGAGCGTGCCTGTTTCTTCGATGGTGGCTGCCGCTGCGGCCCCTGCTACCGCTCCTGCTGCCGCAGCAGCGGCAATGCTGCGGTGGATTTCCCGTTCCCGCTCCATCGTGTAGCGATCCGAACCATCCTTCCCCTCGCCGGTCTGCTCCGTCAAAACGCCCTGGACGTCAGGGAAGGCCCCCCGAATTTCCTGGACCATCGCCTCCAGGTCCGCCGCGATTTGCTGCAACAGTCTGCCCATGCGCTCATGAACCGTGATCCCGGAAACACCGGTTTCGATATCCTGCATCAGGCCGCTTCCATCCTGATCGATCTGTGCCAGAAGCCCTGAAACCGTTTTGTCCATTGATTTCAGCGATCCGGCCATGGCCTGGATGACGGCAGGAAGATCGTCGATTTCCGCAACGGAATGATCGGTGTCGCAGGCGTTGCGATCCCGGGTGAAACGCCCCGCCTGGTCGACCAGAGCTTTCAGATCGGATGCGATCGCCTCGATATGGGTTGCCGTATCGTCGGCAAGTTGCCGGATGGCATCTGCCAGGACACCCAGCGCCGCTCCTTCCTGGCCGATGTGCGCCGCATGGATGGCGGCGTTCAAAGCGATCAATTTCATCTGGAACCCGATGGCTTCGATCTGGCGAATGAAGCCGGACATTTCCCCGACGCTCGTTGTTACCTGAGCCAGAGATGCGGCCCACTGCCGCTGAATGCCTCCGTATCCGGCAATGGCATCGGCCAGTTGGGCCAATTGGGTTTCGAGCTCCGACAGAAAGGAGCCGTTCCTTTCGGTTCCTGCCGCAGTGAGGCTTCGGGTCTGTTCGGTCATTGCCGAAAGCTCGGTTGCCACCTGGCGCAGATGGTGGATGATCCGTTCCACGGCGCCGGTGATTTCACCCGCCGTGTCGTGTAATTGAACCGTCTGCACCTCGAAGGCGAGACAGGCGGCCCTGGCGGATTCGGGGGATGGGAGGGTATCCGGCCGCAACGCCTGCCCTTCCGGGCGAATCCGGTTGAGCAGATGGCCGATCCAGCCGTTCTTGCGCACGGGGTTGACGGCTTCGAGACCGTTTCCCGAAGGATCGGCATTGGGCCCGAAGGTGTTTCGGGTATCGAGGAGGGCATCCCGGACATGTTCGATGCGCTGCCTGCTGATGTCGTGAAACTGCATGGAAGCGACCATCTCCCCGATACTCTTGGAAATGCGGGTCCAGCTTTCGGAAATCTCTTCCAGTGTCCGGGAGGAAGCCCGGTTGTGATCGGCCATGGCTTCGAGGTTGCGGTCCGCCTGGGCCAGGATCGAACGGGACTGCCCGGCCTGCGCCGATTCAATGGCGGCAATGCGGCCCATGCCTTCCCGTATGGTTTCCATGAGGTGCCTGGATTGCCGGTCCAGATTGCCCGACTTTTCGGTGATGCTGTCCGCCAGGGTGCGAACATCTTCCCCGAGAGCGAAAAAGCCGGTATCCTTTTTGCCAAGCCGGGCGCTTTCGATCTTGATGTAGTTGCACAGCACATGCAGGTTTCGAACGATGCCATCGAAGCTTGTCAGCCGCGCCCGGATCACGTCGAATCGCTGCAGGAGGGTGTCGAGCGTTTCAGCGCCTCGTGTCCCCTGCTCATCCTGCTGCCGGATGCGCCCGAAAATGGTGTTCAGCTCCGCCATCCACTGCAGCCACGATTCCCCGGTCAACTGGCCCGCCACCTGTTTGGACAGATCGGCGAGCTTGCGGGTGCGGAAATAGAAGTCCTGCAGCTGTTCACCAATCCGGATGAATTCCCCTTCGGTGGTGGAGGCCAGCTCGTGAAGCGCCCGATTGTCCCGGTCGAGCCGTTCCCGTATCGTGGCGGATGACAGGCTGGAGGAAGGCATGCGATTGCGGATGGCAAGGATCATGCGATTCACCGGGTTCATGCACACAGTCCTTTGCTGGGGGATGAGGGCCGAGCCTGGGAGGCAGAGGATTTGGTGGTTTCGGAACCACCGCTCATTTTTTGAAGCACCGCCTGAAGCTCCTCGAAGCGATGGTCCCTGGTAATCACGAATCGGGGCCGGAGCCTCGTGCCGATGGAAAATGTGGAGCTCTCGGCATCCGGGAGAATGAGCAGGATTTCCAGATCGTCGAAGGCTTCCATCAGGTTCACCAGCGCCTTCAGCCGCTTGCGTGTATCGGCAAACAACACGTAAATGTACCGATCGTGGATGGCTGGAACCGGCCTCCGCAGGTTTTCCTCAAGTTCCCGAAATGTGCGGCATATCCTGGGGCGCAGGCCAAAGAACCCATCGAGCAGGGTCTTTTCAAGCAAAAGACCGCTTTCGCCCGCATCGGGGGAAATGAACAGAATCAGATGGATCATGGGGACATCCAAACGTTCGGGGTTCAGGGAACGCGAATCCGGAAACAGGATTTGCACGGCAGTCAAAGGTTTTTCACCCCTGGACTGCCATACGATATCGCTTTACAAATTCCGTGCCGGAAGATGACATCGGCGATACATCGAATGATTTCAAGAGGATGTCGTTCGGGAGCGTTCAAGGAATGGCAGGGCGGAGCGGGCGCATCTGTCTGCAAAATCAGACAGCATTCATCCAAAATCGATATCACCGAGCCAATTGCAAAACCGGCATATTTCGTCACCCCGGCGAAAGCCGGGGGCCATAACTTGTTCGAAAAACTGGATTCCGTCTTTCGCCGGGGTGACACAGAAGGACTTTTCCAATTGGCTCAACCGATTGCTATCGAACGGATTTTCCGGGGCGGGGGTTCTGTCTGCTAAAGTGGACTGTATGAAATATCAGACCTTCATCATGATTCCGGCCATCTCCAGGGATGACCGGCCGCTCGACCCTGCAGAATCGGACCTATTCCACGGGTAAAGACACTGGATGCCGTTTCTCGGCGATCATGCAGCCGAATTCAGGGTCATGGTGGAATTGCCGGGTATCCGAGCCATCAGGGCAAACAACCTCGAAAGTCCTCCAGGGAACCGACGGTGACGGCCTTCCGGAGCAGCGTTTTCAAAACGCTCCTGTCATCGATCTTGCGTATCACGCTTGTCAGGGGTGCGGGGACTTTTTCAAATCGCGCTCTCAGCGCTTCGATCACCGCCTCACGGGCGTTTTTCAGCTCCCCTTTTTCGATACCTGTCCGGATTCCTTTTTGAAGGCCTTCCCGAATGCCCTTCTGCAGGCCTTTTTCAATGCCCTTCTGCAGGCCTTTTTCGATACCCTTCTGCAGGCCTTTCTCGATACCCTCTTCGAAACCCATCAATCGGCCTTTTTCGATGCCGATTCTTTCGATCGAAGTGACATAAGGCATATTCAATCCCTCCTCCGTACGTGCGAGACTTTCGGAAAATTGCACTTCCAGTTCCCTGGGCAGCGTCATCATCCAATCGATGAAATGAAACAACCGAATGATATCCTGTCGATCGTATCCCCGATGATAGAGACCTTTAACCAGGGAAAGCTTCCATTCGAGCCGATCCTTCGGGGCTTTCCGGGTTTCAACACTCTTCAGATGGGTCATCACCACGAGGGCAAATGGATTTGCGCTGGTTTCCAGATCTTCCCAGCAGGAGGCATATTCCAGAAGCTTGACCACCGGGAAACGAAGCTGTATCTCATATCCCCACTGTGCAAAACGATAGCACTCCGGTTTCCATCTTTTGCGGGCATCGGTCAACACGACCAGGCTCACCGCATGCCGGTGGAACCGCTCGAAGAGCCGATAGCTGTAAACGTACATCCGCTCGGCAAAATCGCTTTCCGCGCTTCCCTGTACCTCCACGTGAATCAGTGCCCAGACCTCGGCGCCGTTTCGCAGAGACACCCGAACCAGCTTGTCAACGGTTTTGCGTCCAACCTCCGCATCCAGGGTAATCTTCTGGAATTCCTTGTCCAGGAACGTATATCCCTGCTCCCAATCAATATCCGGATCGATGCTCGGAAAAAAGAAGGCGATGAATTGCCGGAAATACTGCTCCAGAATGTCTTTCCAGGGTGGATCGGCGTCAACGACGTCATGGCGTGCGCTCATGGTTGACCTCTGGAAATGATGAAAAATGATCGCCTGCCCGCAGGGGGCGTGCCGCTCCGAACAAGAGACTTCCATTCAGGCACCCAATAGCGGAATAGCAATACGAAATCAATGCCTTTCTTATGAACAAGCCAACCACCCATGGTCATCTTCCGGCGATTGCCTTCGACGGCATCCTGGTCTCCTGTGTGTCCTTTCCCGGCGGTAAGGCAGCGATCTTGATCGCCATGACAGTCATGTCGTCTTCCTGTTCGCCTTCCGCCCGGAATTCCGTGACCGCATCCAGAATGGAGAGAACCAGCATTTTGGCCGAAATATCGGCAAATTTTCGGACAACTTCCTTCAGGCGGTCTTTGCCGAAATATTTCCCTTCTGGATTTCGGGTTTCGACGATCCCGTCCGAAAACAGCACGACGATCTGGCCCGGCTTGATGGAAACCGCACTCTGGGGAAAGCGCACATCTTCCCATAAACCCAGCGGCGAACCTTCCCCGGAGAGTTCATGGAAAGTGCCGGCATCCGGATCGTACAACAGGCCGGGATTATGCCCGGCCCGTACCCATTCGATCCGGCCATGCTGCCGATCGATCCGCAGCAGGAACAGGGTCATAAATTGACAACTGACTTCCATGTCCCTGGCGTACTGGCGATTGACATCCAGCAGCAACTCTTCAAGGGTCCCGGGTATGGCAGCCCGAAGACGCAGCATGCCCCGGACGTTGGCCATGAGCAG is part of the Desulfatirhabdium butyrativorans DSM 18734 genome and harbors:
- a CDS encoding chemotaxis protein CheA, with protein sequence MNDNYRQAFREEANELLSELETALLALEQNPSDPELIGRVFRAMHTIKGSGAMFGFDAVAAFTHDVETAYDLIRNGKMAVTQAIIGLTLNACDEIKRLICEETGELTPETLALSQAFRQLIETCPKEIPKVQAGLFDAAAAVVPSPAGTAPEITYRIRFKPEHGLFATGTNPILLLNELRELGKCSVFANTEDIPFIEEMEPEGCYTSWDVVLTTDRDINAIRDVFIFVEDQCELAIEVIDDGSAPEGSAEYKKLGEILVERGVLEPLELQQMLNRQQRIGTLLMDSGKVSAEHVQAALMEQEHIRDIRQKRQAAEVCGSIRVPAEKLDEMVNMVGELVTVQSRLNQLSNRMGDLILIQVAEEFERLTSGLRESTMSIRMLPIGATFNRFQRLVRDLSLELGKEIVLMTEGEETELDKTVIEKLNDPLVHLIRNSIDHGIEKPDVRRAKGKPEAGTVLLSAEHSGANVLIRISDDGAGLDAETIRAKAIEKGLLAADASLSESEIYQLIFQPGFSTAKVVTSVSGRGVGMDVVKKGIESLQGTIDITSERDRGTTITLKLPLTMAIIDGLLVRIDDTHYIMPLAAIEECVELTRKDVEEAHGKHIASIRGEIVPYIHLRQLFGHGGDSPEIEQIVTARIDGGRIGFVVDQVIGQHQTVIKSISRMYNHIEYVSGATILGDGSVALILDLPKLVRHAEGCE
- a CDS encoding response regulator; this translates as MSKVIMTVDDSASVRQMVVFTLRDAGYEVVEAVDGQDALTKAANQPLNMVITDLNMPNLDGIGLIKGLRANPAFKFIPIIMLTTESQADKKQEGKAAGATGWIVKPFKPEQLVAVVKKVLG
- a CDS encoding STAS domain-containing protein — translated: MSAFEIQEEADHAVLRIRGEATIQNASEAFEALKTLYATGERFVLDLQEVSAADVSFLQLICSLHRSCVRTGRSLVLAPQVSEPFVTAMASAGYLRLKGCKFAGSAPCLWQRREER
- a CDS encoding methyl-accepting chemotaxis protein; translated protein: MNPVNRMILAIRNRMPSSSLSSATIRERLDRDNRALHELASTTEGEFIRIGEQLQDFYFRTRKLADLSKQVAGQLTGESWLQWMAELNTIFGRIRQQDEQGTRGAETLDTLLQRFDVIRARLTSFDGIVRNLHVLCNYIKIESARLGKKDTGFFALGEDVRTLADSITEKSGNLDRQSRHLMETIREGMGRIAAIESAQAGQSRSILAQADRNLEAMADHNRASSRTLEEISESWTRISKSIGEMVASMQFHDISRQRIEHVRDALLDTRNTFGPNADPSGNGLEAVNPVRKNGWIGHLLNRIRPEGQALRPDTLPSPESARAACLAFEVQTVQLHDTAGEITGAVERIIHHLRQVATELSAMTEQTRSLTAAGTERNGSFLSELETQLAQLADAIAGYGGIQRQWAASLAQVTTSVGEMSGFIRQIEAIGFQMKLIALNAAIHAAHIGQEGAALGVLADAIRQLADDTATHIEAIASDLKALVDQAGRFTRDRNACDTDHSVAEIDDLPAVIQAMAGSLKSMDKTVSGLLAQIDQDGSGLMQDIETGVSGITVHERMGRLLQQIAADLEAMVQEIRGAFPDVQGVLTEQTGEGKDGSDRYTMEREREIHRSIAAAAAAGAVAGAAAAATIEETGTLHPGALQSDAVQPVFEAPPQAADTDGVDLSDILFDMDGPPEDAPATDVSVPDSSPAREEKVEPDERPDMEPDMETASGNDGAGGAAEQGEEDLGDNVELF